A part of Pieris napi chromosome 9, ilPieNapi1.2, whole genome shotgun sequence genomic DNA contains:
- the LOC125052191 gene encoding tyrosine-protein kinase transmembrane receptor Ror yields MIAKLLMFNMKLFQFVIVTILYNVIPILSKSSPQSLLKPNTSSEQKGWIIQLDIYFPKTRPSLVRKRPGNDAQLKCEAILNFTKVEKFTKNKGGIETSSKELPVHIVETLMKNVKVYWLKEYNRTLAESTRINILTEVDNTNGTIRTVLKIINLHPSDSGNYTCVIKQNYEKKFTSRLIVENDSTENDQNSKEDNSFEFSYDDDNKYIADIKTTPKLVSEGMIIGEDTPNNNSSVIKYLEPICQEYVGIVCKSHLSGQFVYIPYNTTQAVLEEKLLKAFQVTKYSNDISSQCEQYAVPSLCYSTFPICRDPMSTNKKFFNEAKKIFKLQSDSEINNNSIPKVIYYDSLSNGFQPQLANNINVPIDMFNFRYNSTVLKRVCKQDCEILETELCQTEYAIAKRHPHIGKQLTLEECQDLPEDDPGCLKIGIGTLIVSDDECYWEDGSGYLGRVNVALNGMPCVAWSKQMIVKMSDHPELAGRHSYCRNPGGVKSQPWCVVDNDGKFEQLCDIPKCAHKIWIYILAIFFFLIIIISGSIGCVMKRKKKESASTIRDINLPNADKNIYGDSRLNSPIEMNELLTNQNNGSQPHLTRNVRGNGVIRVPQYSLSQIKFLEELGEGAFGKVYKGALKKNGDTQYVAVKALKENASAKTKADFRREIDLISELTHENIVCIVGVALREEPLCMLFEFMARGDLHEFLMGRAPPSGKGLPPMRLLNIAYNIASGMQYLASHHYVHRDLAARNCLVSDDFVVKISDFGLSRDIYSSDYYRVQSKSLLPVRWMPPESILYGKFTTESDIWSYGVVLWEIYSYGLQPYYGYSNQEVISMVRGGELLAPPTACPQLMYTLMTECWRHVPLRRPNFEEIVNRIQEWIQMGGCPEIDSACSYKPSSSRDLPEKVPLIPPHCSSSNGSLATGSLKKFSTAGSSRGDDNFSTCSEVPPLAPKTKKHSSGSLIDTDKVGKDTIVRIPNSHFGNEI; encoded by the exons ATGATAGCAAAATTATTGATGTTTAACATGAAACTCTTCCAGTTTGTAATAGTTACAATTTTGTACAACGTTATTCCCATTTTATCTAAGAGTAGCCCTCAATCATTACTGAAACCAAATACTTCGTCTGAACAAAAAGGATGGATTATACAACtcgatatttattttccaaaaaCTCGTCCATCACTTGTTAGAAAGCGTCCAGGAAATGATGCTCAGTTAAAGTGTGAAGCTATCTTAAACTTTACTAAAGTTGAGAAATTCACCAAGAATAAAGGTGGAATTGAAACTTCATCAAAAGAACTACCAGTCCATATTGTTGAAACACTAATGAAGAATGTGAAGGTATATTGGTTGAAAGAGTATAACAGAACATTAGCTGAGAGTACCAGGATCAACATTTTGACTGAAGTTGACAACACCAATGGTACTATTAGAACAgttctcaaaataattaatttacatccTTCTGATAGTGGAAATTACACTTGTGTTATTAAAcagaattatgaaaaaaagttCACATCTAGGCTAATTGTTGAAAATGATTCTACTGAGAATGatcaaaattcaaaagaaGATAACTCTTTTGAATTTtcttatgatgatgataacAAGTATATTGCTGATATTAAAACGACACCAAAATTAGTGTCTGAAGGTATGATTATAGGAGAGGATACTCCCAACAATAATTCCTctgttataaaatacttagAGCCAATTTGTCAAGAGTATGTTGGAATAGTATGCAAGTCTCATTTAAGTGGACAGTTTGTTTATATACCATATAATACAACCCAAGCTGTTTTAGAAGAAAAGTTACTTAAAGCATTTCAAGTAACAAAATATTCCAATGATATCAGTTCTCAGTGTGAGCAGTATGCAGTGCCAAGTCTTTGCTACTCCACATTTCCAATTTGCAGGGACCCCATGTCTAcaaataagaaattttttaatgaagctAAGAAAATTTTTAAGCTACAATCTGattctgaaataaataataacagcaTACCAAAAGTTATATACTATGATAGTTTATCAAATGGATTTCAACCTCAATtagcaaataatattaatgtaccAATAGACATGTTCAACTTCAGATACAACTCCACAGTATTAAAACGAGTCTGTAAACAAGATTGTGAAATATTAGAAACAGAACTTTGTCAGACTGAATATGCTATTGCTAAGAGACATCCGCACATTGGCAAACAATTAACTTTAGAAGAATGTCAAGATCTGCCTGAAGACGATCCTGGatgtttaaaaattggtatCGGTACTTTAATTGTATCAGATGATGAGTGCTATTGGGAAGATGGGAGTGGGTATTTGGGTCGAGTTAATGTGGCTTTAAATGGTATGCCTTGTGTGGCCTGGTCTAAACAAATGATAGTTAAAATGTCAGACCATCCTGAATTAGCTGGTCGTCACAGTTATTGCAGAAATCCCGGCGGGGTAAAGTCCCAACCCTGGTGTGTTGTAGATAATGATGGAAAATTTGAACAATTATGTGACATTCCAAAATGTGCTCATAAAATTTGGATATACATACTagcaattttcttttttctaatCATCATTATTTCTGGTTCTATTGGATGTGTCATGAAAcgtaaaaagaaagaaagtgcTTCTACTATAAGAGACATTAATTTACCAAAtgcagataaaaatatttatggtgATTCAAGACTTAATTCTCCTATAGAAATGAATGAGTTATTAACAAATCAGAATAATGGTAGCCAGCCACATTTGACAAGAAATGTTAGGGGCAATGGTGTAATCAGAGTTCCACAATACTCTTtatcacaaattaaatttcttgaGGAGTTGGGTGAGGGAGCTTTTGGTAAAGTCTATAAAGGTGCTCTTAAAAAGAATGGCGATACACAGTATGTGGCTGTTAAAGCACTCAAAGAAAATGCGTCTGCTAAAACAAAAGCAGATTTTCGAAGAGAAATTGACCTAATTTCAGAGTTGACTCATGAAAACATAGTTTGTATTGTTGGAGTTGCTTTAAGAGAGGAGCCTTTATGTATGTTATTTGAATTCATGGCCCGGGGTGACTTGCATGAGTTTCTAATGGGTCGAGCTCCTCCATCTGGTAAAGGGCTGCCACCAATGAGATTACTGAATATAGCTTATAACATTGCATCCGGTATGCAATATCTTGCTTCCCATCACTATGTTCATAGAGATCTGGCAGCAAGAAATTGCTTAGTGTCTGATGATTTTGTTGTTAAAATCTCAGACTTTGGATTATCTCGAGATATTTACAGTTCAGATTATTACAGA GTGCAATCTAAAAGTTTACTTCCTGTCAGGTGGATGCCGCCCGAATCAATTCTGTATGGCAAATTTACAACAGAAAGTGATATTTGGTCATATGGAGTTGTTTTATGGGAGATTTATAGTTATGGATTACAACCATATTATGG ATACAGCAATCAAGAAGTAATCTCCATGGTACGAGGTGGTGAATTATTAGCTCCACCAACTGCTTGTCCGCAACTTATGTATACTCTAATGACTGAATGTTGGAGACATGTCCCGTTAAGACGACCCAACTTTGAAGAAATCGTAAATAG GATTCAAGAGTGGATACAAATGGGAGGGTGTCCAGAGATAGACAGTGCTTGTAGTTATAAGCCAAGTTCAAGCCGAGACTTGCCTGAGAAAGTGCCTCTTATACCACCTCATTGCTCATCTTCAAATGGATCTTTGGCCACAGGCAGTTTAAAGAAATTCAGCACAGCGGGGAGTTCAAGGGGGGACGATAATTTCTCAACTTGCAGTGAAGTACCTCCTCTTGCTCCTAAGACTAAGAAACACAGTTCTGGTTCTCTCATTGACACTGATAAAGTTGGTAAGGATACAATTGTTAGAATACCTAACTCCCATTTTGGAAACGAGATATAG
- the LOC125052201 gene encoding uncharacterized protein LOC125052201 isoform X2 — protein sequence MNESTNKRVRSSNWDDYDKEVLRTLALQRAEILEKKDTTTKVNAAKKKAWEEVVTRVSRNKRDLPQILNQWRNMKTRAKSMSNERRDSSSTSNEFILPEVELIVEPEASTVREVFSAGSTSKKPKKKNSLKSNCCNQDHEHEIYLLAKKSREEVMWQQRQLHETRMQQEKEIHEKRIDLMRLEEEYWRLKMKRIYET from the exons ATGAATGAATCAACAAATAAACGTGTACGCTCCAGCAATTGGGATGATTATGATAAA GAGGTCCTTCGAACCTTGGCGCTGCAGCGAGCTGAAATATTGGAAAAGAAAGACACTACAACTAAAGTTAATGCCGCTAAAAAAAAGGCATGGGAGGAGGTTGTGACTAG AGTTTCACGTAATAAAAGAGATTTGCCCCAAATTCTAAATCAATGGAGGAACATGAAAACTAGGGCTAAAAGTATGTCTAATGAGAGAAGAGATAGTAGTTCAACTAGTAACGAGTTTATTTTACCAGAAGTGGAATTG attgtCGAACCAGAGGCTTCAACTGTACGGGAAGTATTTTCAGCAGGAAGTACCtctaaaaaacctaaaaagaaaaatag tttgaaaTCAAATTGCTGTAATCAAGACCATGAACATGAAATATATCTCCTTGCAAAGAAAAGCAGAGAAGAAGTCATGTGGCAACAGAGGCAACTGCATGAAACCAGAATGCAGCAAGAGAAGGAGATTCATGAAAAAAGGATTGACTTAATGAGACTAGAGGAAGAAtattggcgattaaaaatgaaacgtatttatgaaacatag
- the LOC125052197 gene encoding zinc finger protein 845-like — MVVCRACNLDSSATAEWVLFDDNIMLYFNLLTNLNVHIDDGLSQHLCETCNNIIHHFMEFRDRCISVDFSLRNNLICKVKSELDIINDVKQENSDYDGDKANYDDYTGLGQNDEMYKEETVDDQNSQYTRTRTLKTVKQQHSIKDNTKAVNQTDQKTKCKVKCNTKGYNCGLCLESFKHDLALKNHLDMHKINNNCSICNKKFTNQYQTLAHRIIHLPSDERNCYMCRKKFHKEHYLEYHYKKYHSNEANTNIECKQCKREFRNPKNLTRHLLNAHSDTREIMICDFCKKIYNSKYRLILHINMHLNRRQWKCKKCEFSTNFRSSLRVHIINRHTIGKVICKICSKAFPTQEHFEKHKCKPRDGDDICPICGKSGIKRLQRHIHSHTTDRQFKCDRCPAAYKSRTALRVHIDSHDGLRRLKCEYCPMTFRSGPVLIKHRRTHTGEKPFVCKICQKGFTGNYNLKVHMKVHGITNLIVKKNQDGQIAKESNTFSFT; from the exons ATGGTAGTTTGTAGAGCATGTAATTTAGATAGTTCAGCAACTGCAGAGTGGGTTTTATTTGATGACAACATAATGCTATACTTTAATCTTCTTACCAATCTAAAT GTACATATAGATGATGGATTGTCACAACATTTGTGTGAAACATGTAACAATATAATTCATCACTTTATGGAATTCCGTGATAGGTGCATTTCCGTTGATTTTAGCCTAAGaaataacttaatttgtaAG GTGAAAAGTGAATTGGATATAATTAATGATGTCAAGCAGGAGAATTCAGATTATGATGGAGACAAAGCAAACTATGATGACTACACTGGATTAGGACAAAATGATGAAATGTACAAAGAAGAAACAGTTGATG atcaaAACTCGCAGTATACAAGAACAAGAACATTGAAGACTGTTAAACAACAGCATTCAATAAAGGACAATACCAAGGCAGTAAATCAAACCGACCAAAAAACCAAATGCAAAGTTAAATGTAATACAAAAGGATATAATTgtg GTTTATGCTTAGAAAGTTTTAAGCATGATTTAGCacttaaaaatcatttagatatgcataaaattaacaataactgCTCTAtatgcaataaaaaatttacaaaccAATATCAAACCTTAGCACAtagaataatacatttacCCAGCGATGAAAGAAACTGTTATATGTGTCGTAAAAAGTTCCATAAAGAACATTACCTTGAATACCATTATAAGAAATACCATTCTAATGAAGCt AATACCAATATAGAATGTAAACAATGCAAACGCGAATTTCGTAATCCAAAAAACTTGACAAGACATCTGTTGAATGCTCATAGTGATACAAGAGAAATAATGATTTGtgatttctgtaaaaaaat ATACAACAGCAAatatagattaattttacacaTTAATATGCATTTAAATAGACGGCAATGGAAATGCAAGAAATGTGAATTTTCAACTAACTTTCGGTCGTCTCTTCGA gtgCATATTATTAATAGACATACAATAGGAAAggtaatttgtaaaatttgcTCGAAAGCTTTCCCAACTCAAGAACACTTTGAAAAACACAAATGTAAACCGCGGGATGGCGACGATATTTGCCCCATTTGCGGGAAATCCGGAATTAAAAGA CTGCAAAGACATATACACAGCCACACTACGGATCGACAATTTAAATGCGACCGTTGTCCCGCCGCATATAAATCCCGAACTGCACTTCGTGTCCATATTGATTCTCATGATGGTTTACGACGGCTTAAATGCGAATACTGTCCGATGACATTTCGCAGTGGTCCAGTTCTCATTAAGCATAGACGTACGCACACAG gtgAGAAACCGTTTGTGTGTAAAATCTGTCAAAAAGGCTTCACTGGTAACTATAACCTCAAAGTGCATATGAAAGTTCACGGTATTACAAACTTGATTGTCAAAAAAAACCAAGACGGACAAATTGCAAAAGAatcaaatacattttcttttacataa
- the LOC125052198 gene encoding ethanolaminephosphotransferase 1-like → MARFLSQDKLEGFEKYKYNSIDTSVLSKYVMHPFWDWCVQFCPRWVAPNLLTFAGFLLTVLNFLLFSYFDYGFNALTKNNKTDDYIPSWVWAFSAINLFVAYTLDGIDGKQARRTGTSGPLGELFDHGLDSYSAVLIPTCLYSIFGRDELSPLRFFFVIWNIFINFYLTHWEKYNTGIMFLPWGYDFTMIGSCILLLVTSVIGPQAWHVGLPGGLTPGIIFEVTLYLSAMLTSQTVILWNIYKSYRDKTGKMRSFTETIRPLIPLAVFFVLSSIWALYSPSDIINRGPRLFYVLTGTIFSNINCRLIVSQMSDTRCDIFNNLLVPYALVMAVVFYWRVSPMSELILLGSLCMACSWAHINYGTKVVREMCDHFKIACFHIKPKN, encoded by the exons ATGGCACGTTTCCTGTCTCAGGATAAATTGGAaggatttgaaaaatataag tataattcAATCGACACAAGTGTTCTCAGTAAATATGTTATGCACCCATTTTGGGATTGGTGTGTCcag TTTTGCCCACGTTGGGTTGCACCAAACCTGCTAACATTTGCTGGATTCTTACTGACAGTATTAAACTTCCTGCTATTTTCTTACTTTGACTATGGATTTAATGCTctgacaaaaaataataaaacagatgATTATATTCCAAGCTGGGTTTGGGCCTTTTCagctataaatttatttgttgcatatacattag ATGGTATAGATGGCAAGCAGGCCCGCCGGACGGGCACAAGCGGGCCTCTCGGCGAATTATTTGATCATGGACTGGACTCTTACTCCGCTGTTCTTATACCCACATGTCTTTACAGCATATTTGGGAG GGATGAGTTGAGCCCACTGCGGTTTTTCTTCGTTATATGGAACATCTTCATAAATTTCTACCTCACTCATTGGGAGAAATATAATACTGGTATCATGTTCCTCCCTTGGGGCTATGATTTTACTATGATT GGTTCATGTATTCTCCTACTCGTTACATCCGTAATTGGGCCTCAGGCATGGCACGTGGGCCTCCCAGGCGGACTCACTCCAGGCATCATTTTTGAAGTCACACTTTACCTCTCCGCCATGCTCACGAGCCAGACTGTTATACTGTggaatatatataa GTCATACAGAGATAAAACCGGCAAAATGCGGTCCTTTACTGAAACGATTCGGCCATTGATTCCACTAGCTGTGTTCTTCGTGCTTAGCAGCATCTGGGCTCTCTACTCACCATCAGATATAATAAATCGAGGCCCGAGGCTCTTCTATGTGCTCACTGGAACTATATTCTCAAATATCAAT TGTCGTCTAATCGTATCACAAATGAGCGATACACGTTGTGATATATTCAACAATCTTCTAGTGCCATATGCGTTGGTAATGGCCGTTGTATTCTACTGGAGGGTTTCGCCCATGAGCGAACTTATACTTCTCGGCTCCTTATGTATGGCGTGCTCATGGGCACATATCAACTATGGTACTAAAGTG GTACGAGAAATGTGCGATCACTTCAAAATAGCATGTTTCCACATAAAGCCAAAGAATTAA
- the LOC125052201 gene encoding uncharacterized protein LOC125052201 isoform X1, with amino-acid sequence MNESTNKRVRSSNWDDYDKEVLRTLALQRAEILEKKDTTTKVNAAKKKAWEEVVTSFNRVSRNKRDLPQILNQWRNMKTRAKSMSNERRDSSSTSNEFILPEVELIVEPEASTVREVFSAGSTSKKPKKKNSLKSNCCNQDHEHEIYLLAKKSREEVMWQQRQLHETRMQQEKEIHEKRIDLMRLEEEYWRLKMKRIYET; translated from the exons ATGAATGAATCAACAAATAAACGTGTACGCTCCAGCAATTGGGATGATTATGATAAA GAGGTCCTTCGAACCTTGGCGCTGCAGCGAGCTGAAATATTGGAAAAGAAAGACACTACAACTAAAGTTAATGCCGCTAAAAAAAAGGCATGGGAGGAGGTTGTGACTAG tttcaaCAGAGTTTCACGTAATAAAAGAGATTTGCCCCAAATTCTAAATCAATGGAGGAACATGAAAACTAGGGCTAAAAGTATGTCTAATGAGAGAAGAGATAGTAGTTCAACTAGTAACGAGTTTATTTTACCAGAAGTGGAATTG attgtCGAACCAGAGGCTTCAACTGTACGGGAAGTATTTTCAGCAGGAAGTACCtctaaaaaacctaaaaagaaaaatag tttgaaaTCAAATTGCTGTAATCAAGACCATGAACATGAAATATATCTCCTTGCAAAGAAAAGCAGAGAAGAAGTCATGTGGCAACAGAGGCAACTGCATGAAACCAGAATGCAGCAAGAGAAGGAGATTCATGAAAAAAGGATTGACTTAATGAGACTAGAGGAAGAAtattggcgattaaaaatgaaacgtatttatgaaacatag
- the LOC125052202 gene encoding RNA polymerase II transcriptional coactivator: MPKNKKQKKESSSSDSDDGPVDRNPPPEKKAKISSKTDDKEPTWVLQGKKLVKVREFKGKVYVDIREFYEKNGELLPGKKGISLQPDQWRKLLSLGDEINETISSMC; encoded by the exons atgcctaaaaataagaaacaaaagaaagaaagttcaaGCAGCGACAGTGATGACGGACCAGTCGAC AGAAATCCTCCTCCGGAAAAAAAAGCCAAGATAAGTTCTAAAACAGATGACAAGGAGCCAACTTGGGTTTTACAAGGCAAAAAACTTGTAAAAGTTAGAGAATTTAAAGGAAAAGTTTATGTTGATATTCGagaattttatgaaaaaaatggtGAGTTATTACCTGGAAAAAAAGGCATTTCCCTACAGCCTGATCAGTGGAGGAAACTATTGTCTTTAGGAgatgaaataaatgaaactatAAGTTCCatgtgttaa
- the LOC125052195 gene encoding beta-1-syntrophin isoform X1, whose product MVENGGSSGGSESPNATCVRSGLLETLVRGVWYRVHCSLEDDYLSVCLDDGYDATTTLNGTLNNNNVETPNSDFTEVPEAIANQKRVVQVVKSDNNGLGISIKGGIENNMPILISKIFKGMAADLTEQLYVGDAILSVNGEDLKDATHEEAVKALKRAGKMVQLEVKYLREVTPYFRKASIISEVGWELQRGYMMEAPPSPPSPRRRRADTRYVPLLMACVAKNLRHHDPEERTIEIYSPDGVHALALRATCSNTASGWHRSLHAAARRACRAALARARPRLRPLIGDVRYAGWLARRPPQDVSVKIGASAGSDESDEAEGWQPTFVAITDRELRLYEAAPWSAEAWCAASECFGLAATRLAWWRRGGAGAAALGVRAGTPAGLAVRSLRADTPHDLAEVAGALVDGAHHAVREQPEFTFRCRYRGACGRLSLGASGVCVWEAAGSLGRGGARALYRRPLHALRASADDDRTALWLHFADDDTLELDMEGSPKPAVFILHNLLSARVHSLPAEASAQPL is encoded by the exons ATGGTGGAAAACGGGGGTTCTAGTGGTGGAAGTGAAAGCCCTAATGCCACTTGTGTACGATCAGGATTGCTGGAGACGCTTGTTCGGGGTGTATGGTATCGCGTCCATTGCTCTCTTGAAGATGACTATTTAAGTGTTTGTTTAGATGATGGATACGATGCAACTACTACGCTTAATGGTaccttaaataataacaatgtgGAAACTCCAAACAGTGATTTTACAGAGGTACCAGAAGCAATAGCAAACCAAAAAAGAGTTGTACAAGTGGTCAAATCTGATAACAATGGTCTTGGTATATCAATAAAAGGAGGAATTGAGAATAATATGCCTATACTCATTTCAAAAATCTTTAAGGGTATGGCAGCAGATCTTACAGAACAGTTATATGTAGGTGATGCTATTTTATCAGTTAATGGTGAAGACTTAAAAGATGCAACTCATGAAGAAGCAGTAAAAGCACTTAAAAGAGCTGGAAAAATGGTTCAATTAGAAG TCAAATATCTACGTGAGGTGACTCCTTATTTTCGCAAGGCCTCAATCATCAGTGAGGTTGGTTGGGAATTACAGCGTGGCTATATGATGGAAGCACCACCATCGCCACCTTCGCCTCGACGCAGACGCGCCGATACTCGATATGTACCGCTGTTAATGGCCTGTGTTGCTAAGAACCTTCGTCATCACGATCCTg AGGAGCGTACTATCGAGATTTATTCCCCGGATGGCGTTCACGCGTTAGCATTACGAGCAACTTGTAGTAACACAGCTTCAGGCTGGCATCGGTCGCTTCACGCGGCGGCGAGAAGGGCTTGCCGGGCTGCTTTGGCCCGTGCTAGGCCACGACTACGACCTTTGATTGGAGATGTGAGATACGCTGGCTGGCTGGCCAGAAGACCGCCTCAAGACGTAAGTGTTAAG atTGGTGCGTCAGCGGGGTCGGATGAGTCAGATGAAGCTGAAGGATGGCAGCCGACTTTCGTCGCCATTACGGATCGTGAACTAAG GCTATATGAAGCCGCGCCGTGGTCGGCTGAGGCCTGGTGTGCGGCCAGCGAGTGTTTCGGGCTGGCCGCGACCCGCTTAGCCTGGTGGCGAAGGGGGGGTGCCGGGGCTGCAGCCCTCGGGGTTCGAGCGGGCACTCCGGCGGGACTCGCGGTGCGTTCGTTGCGGGCGGACACCCCACACGACCTTGCAGAAGTTGCAGGTGCCCTGGTAGACGGTGCACACCATGCAGTGCGGGAACAACCTGAGTTTACTTTTC GTTGCCGATACCGGGGCGCCTGTGGGCGATTATCTCTAGGTGCGAGTGGAGTATGCGTGTGGGAGGCAGCGGGGTCCCTCGGCCGTGGTGGGGCGAGGGCTCTTTACCGACGACCTTTGCACGCCCTTAGAGCCTCCGCTGACGACGACCGTACAGCACTGTGGTTGCACTTCGCCGACGATGATACTCTG
- the LOC125052195 gene encoding beta-1-syntrophin isoform X2, which yields MVENGGSSGGSESPNATCVRSGLLETLVRGVWYRVHCSLEDDYLSVCLDDGYDATTTLNGTLNNNNVETPNSDFTEVPEAIANQKRVVQVVKSDNNGLGISIKGGIENNMPILISKIFKGMAADLTEQLYVGDAILSVNGEDLKDATHEEAVKALKRAGKMVQLEVKYLREVTPYFRKASIISEVGWELQRGYMMEAPPSPPSPRRRRADTRYVPLLMACVAKNLRHHDPEERTIEIYSPDGVHALALRATCSNTASGWHRSLHAAARRACRAALARARPRLRPLIGDVRYAGWLARRPPQDIGASAGSDESDEAEGWQPTFVAITDRELRLYEAAPWSAEAWCAASECFGLAATRLAWWRRGGAGAAALGVRAGTPAGLAVRSLRADTPHDLAEVAGALVDGAHHAVREQPEFTFRCRYRGACGRLSLGASGVCVWEAAGSLGRGGARALYRRPLHALRASADDDRTALWLHFADDDTLELDMEGSPKPAVFILHNLLSARVHSLPAEASAQPL from the exons ATGGTGGAAAACGGGGGTTCTAGTGGTGGAAGTGAAAGCCCTAATGCCACTTGTGTACGATCAGGATTGCTGGAGACGCTTGTTCGGGGTGTATGGTATCGCGTCCATTGCTCTCTTGAAGATGACTATTTAAGTGTTTGTTTAGATGATGGATACGATGCAACTACTACGCTTAATGGTaccttaaataataacaatgtgGAAACTCCAAACAGTGATTTTACAGAGGTACCAGAAGCAATAGCAAACCAAAAAAGAGTTGTACAAGTGGTCAAATCTGATAACAATGGTCTTGGTATATCAATAAAAGGAGGAATTGAGAATAATATGCCTATACTCATTTCAAAAATCTTTAAGGGTATGGCAGCAGATCTTACAGAACAGTTATATGTAGGTGATGCTATTTTATCAGTTAATGGTGAAGACTTAAAAGATGCAACTCATGAAGAAGCAGTAAAAGCACTTAAAAGAGCTGGAAAAATGGTTCAATTAGAAG TCAAATATCTACGTGAGGTGACTCCTTATTTTCGCAAGGCCTCAATCATCAGTGAGGTTGGTTGGGAATTACAGCGTGGCTATATGATGGAAGCACCACCATCGCCACCTTCGCCTCGACGCAGACGCGCCGATACTCGATATGTACCGCTGTTAATGGCCTGTGTTGCTAAGAACCTTCGTCATCACGATCCTg AGGAGCGTACTATCGAGATTTATTCCCCGGATGGCGTTCACGCGTTAGCATTACGAGCAACTTGTAGTAACACAGCTTCAGGCTGGCATCGGTCGCTTCACGCGGCGGCGAGAAGGGCTTGCCGGGCTGCTTTGGCCCGTGCTAGGCCACGACTACGACCTTTGATTGGAGATGTGAGATACGCTGGCTGGCTGGCCAGAAGACCGCCTCAAGAC atTGGTGCGTCAGCGGGGTCGGATGAGTCAGATGAAGCTGAAGGATGGCAGCCGACTTTCGTCGCCATTACGGATCGTGAACTAAG GCTATATGAAGCCGCGCCGTGGTCGGCTGAGGCCTGGTGTGCGGCCAGCGAGTGTTTCGGGCTGGCCGCGACCCGCTTAGCCTGGTGGCGAAGGGGGGGTGCCGGGGCTGCAGCCCTCGGGGTTCGAGCGGGCACTCCGGCGGGACTCGCGGTGCGTTCGTTGCGGGCGGACACCCCACACGACCTTGCAGAAGTTGCAGGTGCCCTGGTAGACGGTGCACACCATGCAGTGCGGGAACAACCTGAGTTTACTTTTC GTTGCCGATACCGGGGCGCCTGTGGGCGATTATCTCTAGGTGCGAGTGGAGTATGCGTGTGGGAGGCAGCGGGGTCCCTCGGCCGTGGTGGGGCGAGGGCTCTTTACCGACGACCTTTGCACGCCCTTAGAGCCTCCGCTGACGACGACCGTACAGCACTGTGGTTGCACTTCGCCGACGATGATACTCTG